In Musa acuminata AAA Group cultivar baxijiao chromosome BXJ2-8, Cavendish_Baxijiao_AAA, whole genome shotgun sequence, one genomic interval encodes:
- the LOC135585832 gene encoding binding partner of ACD11 1-like — METRSIRVANISDLAEEREIREFFSFSGDIEHIEIRGNVGSGRIAFVTFKDPKALEIALLLSGATIVDQIVSITPAEDYITRSEEQVMADNVTIEAPVSIYSPTVEGKSSPGDGQVHVSKAHDVVAAMIAKGSAFRQDAISKAKAFDEKHQLMAKASAKVSSFDKRVGFKEKITVGISVVNEKVKSVDQKLHVSNKTMAALTVAEQKLNDTGTAVKTNRYVTAGTAWFHGAFGKMAKAGHVARTKTREKFQLAVTNLTAKDPVVAA; from the exons ATGGAG ACAAGATCTATTCGGGTTGCCAACATCTCAGATCTAGCGGAAGAGAGGGAGATCCGGGAGTTCTTCTCCTTTTCCGGCGACATCGAACACATCGAGATCCGAGG AAATGTCGGCAGCGGGAGGATCGCGTTTGTTACATTTAAGGATCCAAAAGCACTTGAGATTGCTTTATTGCTATCG GGGGCTACTATAGTTGACCAGATAGTAAGTATAACTCCTGCTGAGGATTACATTACAAGAAGTGAAGAG CAAGTTATGGCAGACAATGTGACAATTGAGGCTCCTGTCAGTATCTATTCTCCAACTGTTGAG GGTAAAAGTAGTCCTGGTGATGGACAGGTTCATGTCAGTAAAGCTCATGATGTTGTAGCAGCAATGATAGCAAAGGGTTCAGCATTTAGACAAGATGCTATCAGTAAAGCTAAAGCATTTGATGAGAAGCATCAGCTGATGGCCAAAGCATCAGCAAAAGTTAGTTCTTTTGATAAACGGGTTGGCTTTAAAGAAAAAATAACAGTTGGAATTTCTGTTGTGAATGAGAAGGTGAAATCAGTGGATCAAAAGCTACATGTGTCTAATAAGACGATGGCTGCCCTTACAGTAGCAGagcaaaagctgaatgatacgggcACAGCTGTCAAGACAAACAG GTATGTAACTGCTGGAACAGCGTGGTTCCATGGAGCTTTTGGCAAGATGGCAAAAGCTGGTCATGTTGCAAGGACAAAAACACGAGAGAAGTTCCAATTAGCAGTGACAAATTTAACAGCCAAG GATCCAGTTGTAGCTGCATAA
- the LOC103994337 gene encoding uncharacterized protein LOC103994337, giving the protein MGTFKTLLFMLLILHSSVARGAVYLKYKDPKQPLNVRINDLLNRMTLAEKIGQMSQIERATATAEVIEKYFIGSVLSGGGSVPAPQASAETWMNMITEMQKSALSTRLGIPIIYGIDAVHGHNNVYGATIFPHNIGLGATRDPSLVRQIGAATALEVRATGIPYVFAPCVAVCRDPRWGRCYESYSEDPKVVEQMTEIIDGLQGTIPANSRKGVPFLAGRKNVAACAKHYVGDGGTYKGINENNTVIDLHGLLSIHMPPYYHAIIRGVSTVMVSYSSWNGVKMHANRRLVTDFLKNTLRFRGFVISDWQGIDKITTPPHANYSYSVTAGISAGIDMIMIPNNYTEFINDLTDQVESKIIPMSRIDDAVRRILRVKFTMGLFENPFPDPSLVDQVGKQEHRELARDAVRRSLVLLKNGKSADAPVLPLPKKTGSILVTGSHADNLGYQCGGWTITWQGLGGNNLTIGTTIFEAIKATVDPTTQIVFSEDPDAGFIERNHFSYAVVVVGEQPYAETFGDNLNLTIPEPGPSLIRKVCGSIKCVVVVVSGRPLVIEPYVGVMDAVVAAWLPGSEGQGVADVLFGDYGFSGKLPRTWFRSVEQLPMNVGDRHYDPLFPYGFGLTTKPARAQQ; this is encoded by the exons ATGGGGACCTTCAAAACCCTTCTTTTCATGCTCCTGATTCTACACTCCTCAGTAGCAAGAGGAGCAGTTTATCTCAAGTATAAGGATCCTAAGCAACCACTAAACGTTCGAATAAACGATTTGCTAAACCGCATGACTCTCGCTGAGAAGATCGGTCAGATGTCACAGATCGAACGAGCAACTGCCACCGCCGAAGTGATCGAGAAGTACTTCATTG GTAGTGTACTAAGCGGGGGAGGCAGTGTGCCTGCTCCTCAGGCTTCTGCAGAGACCTGGATGAACATGATCACTGAGATGCAGAAGAGTGCACTTTCCACCAGGCTTGGTATTCCAATCATCTATGGCATCGATGCAGTTCATGGCCACAATAATGTCTACGGAGCCACCATTTTCCCTCACAACATTGGCCTTGGAGCTACCAG GGATCCATCTCTTGTGAGGCAGATCGGTGCTGCTACTGCTCTGGAAGTTAGAGCAACAGGCATTCCTTACGTTTTTGCTCCCTGTGTTGCG GTCTGTAGAGATCCGAGATGGGGACGCTGCTACGAGAGTTACAGCGAAGACCCCAAAGTGGTCGAACAAATGACGGAGATAATTGACGGCCTGCAAGGAACTATTCCTGCGAATTCCCGCAAAGGAGTCCCCTTTCTCGCCGGACG GAAGAACGTGGCAGCCTGTGCGAAGCACTACGTTGGTGATGGTGGAACGTACAAAGGAATCAACGAGAACAACACCGTCATCGACCTGCATGGATTGCTCAGCATCCACATGCCTCCCTACTATCACGCCATCATCCGAGGCGTCTCCACCGTGATGGTCTCCTACTCGAGCTGGAACGGCGTCAAGATGCATGCTAATCGTCGCCTCGTCACCGATTTCCTCAAGAACACGCTTCGATTCAGG GGGTTCGTGATCTCGGATTGGCAAGGAATCGACAAGATCACGACGCCACCTCATGCGAATTACTCCTACTCCGTCACTGCTGGAATCAGTGCTGGCATCGATATG ATTATGATCCCTAACAACTACACCGAGTTCATCAACGACCTGACGGACCAAGTGGAGAGCAAGATCATCCCCATGAGCCGAATCGATGATGCTGTGAGGAGGATCCTTCGAGTCAAGTTCACCATGGGCCTGTTCGAGAACCCCTTCCCCGATCCCAGCTTGGTCGATCAGGTCGGCAAGCAGGAGCACCGCGAGCTCGCCCGAGACGCAGTGAGGAGATCGCTCGTGCTCCTCAAGAATGGGAAGTCCGCCGACGCTCCCGTGCTCCCGCTTCCCAAGAAGACAGGCAGCATTCTCGTCACGGGAAGCCATGCGGATAACTTGGGTTACCAGTGCGGCGGGTGGACGATCACTTGGCAGGGACTCGGCGGAAACAATCTCACAATCG GAACCACCATCTTCGAGGCCATCAAAGCCACCGTCGACCCGACCACCCAGATCGTCTTCTCCGAGGACCCCGACGCCGGATTCATCGAGCGCAACCACTTCTCCTACGCCGTCGTGGTGGTCGGCGAGCAGCCGTACGCCGAGACCTTTGGCGACAACCTGAACCTCACGATTCCGGAGCCGGGGCCGAGCTTGATCCGGAAGGTGTGCGGCAGCATCAAGTGCGTCGTGGTGGTGGTCTCCGGCCGGCCGCTGGTGATCGAGCCGTACGTGGGCGTCATGGACGCGGTGGTGGCGGCCTGGCTGCCGGGATCGGAAGGCCAAGGCGTGGCGGACGTGCTCTTCGGCGACTACGGGttctccggcaagcttccgaggaCGTGGTTCAGGTCGGTGGAGCAGCTGCCGATGAACGTGGGGGACCGGCACTACGACCCCCTCTTCCCGTATGGATTTGGCCTCACGACGAAGCCAGCGAGAGCTCAGCAGTAG